A region of Saccharococcus thermophilus DNA encodes the following proteins:
- the nuoH gene encoding NADH-quinone oxidoreductase subunit NuoH: MEQLLHSVPSWTNVAIFFGLGAALLLMVLAFVTYGILAERKVMGFMQGRYGPNQVGGRWGLLQTVADVLKLLLKEDTIPKAADRPLFILAPIFAFAPAFMVLAVLPFTDAFRLADIGVGLLYYIAVSGLTTIGVVTGGWASNNKYALIGGMRAAAQMISYEIPLVMSVLGIVLLTGSLNLNDIVEAQKHVWYIFIQPIAFIVFLVAAVSELNRTPFDLPEAESELVAGFHVEYSGFRWAFFMLAEYVYMFAMAALTTILFLGGWHPVMFLDFIPGPVWFALKFSVVVFVLIWFRATFPRLRADQLMELGWKVLFPVALANIFVTALVKGLFF, encoded by the coding sequence ATGGAACAACTGTTGCATTCCGTCCCAAGCTGGACGAACGTGGCAATCTTTTTTGGGCTTGGCGCCGCGCTGCTATTGATGGTGCTTGCCTTTGTGACATACGGCATTTTGGCCGAGCGGAAAGTGATGGGCTTTATGCAAGGCCGTTATGGTCCGAACCAAGTCGGGGGCCGTTGGGGACTATTGCAAACGGTAGCGGATGTGTTGAAGCTGTTGCTAAAAGAAGATACGATTCCGAAAGCGGCGGACCGTCCATTGTTCATTTTGGCGCCGATCTTTGCCTTTGCGCCGGCGTTTATGGTATTGGCGGTGCTGCCGTTTACCGATGCGTTTCGGCTTGCAGATATCGGCGTCGGGCTGCTTTATTATATCGCCGTTTCGGGACTGACGACGATCGGTGTCGTCACCGGCGGATGGGCCTCGAACAATAAATACGCGCTCATCGGCGGCATGCGCGCGGCGGCGCAAATGATCTCCTACGAAATTCCACTCGTCATGTCGGTGCTTGGCATCGTGTTGCTGACGGGAAGTTTAAACTTGAACGATATTGTCGAAGCACAGAAACATGTATGGTATATTTTTATCCAGCCAATCGCCTTTATCGTGTTTCTCGTCGCGGCCGTTTCCGAGTTAAACCGCACACCGTTCGACTTGCCAGAAGCGGAGTCCGAACTGGTCGCCGGATTCCACGTCGAGTATTCCGGTTTCCGTTGGGCGTTCTTTATGCTTGCCGAGTATGTATATATGTTTGCGATGGCAGCGCTCACAACGATATTATTTTTAGGTGGATGGCATCCCGTCATGTTTCTCGATTTTATTCCGGGACCGGTGTGGTTTGCGCTCAAATTCAGCGTCGTTGTATTTGTTCTCATTTGGTTCCGCGCCACGTTCCCGCGCTTAAGGGCCGATCAGCTCATGGAATTAGGCTGGAAGGTATTGTTTCCGGTCGCGCTCGCCAACATCTTTGTGACGGCGCTGGTAAAAGGACTATTTTTCTAA
- the nuoI gene encoding NADH-quinone oxidoreductase subunit NuoI gives MKGLAKGLAYTLKHLAREKVTYDYPNEPLPLPDRFRGIQKFYPEKCIVCNQCANICPTDCIQLTGKKHPDPTKKGKIIDTYSINFEICILCDLCTEVCPTEAIVMTNNFELAEYSRDALYKDLAWLDENDTNVRKENKP, from the coding sequence ATGAAAGGGCTGGCAAAAGGCTTGGCGTATACGTTGAAACATTTGGCGCGGGAGAAAGTCACATACGACTATCCAAACGAACCGCTTCCGCTTCCGGACCGTTTCCGCGGCATTCAAAAATTTTATCCGGAAAAGTGCATCGTCTGCAACCAATGTGCCAATATTTGTCCGACGGACTGTATTCAGCTGACAGGGAAAAAGCATCCGGATCCGACGAAAAAAGGGAAAATCATCGATACGTACAGCATTAACTTTGAAATCTGCATTTTATGTGACTTGTGCACCGAAGTATGTCCGACAGAAGCGATTGTCATGACCAACAATTTCGAGCTGGCCGAATACAGCCGCGATGCGCTTTATAAAGATTTGGCATGGCTCGATGAGAATGATACCAACGTCCGAAAGGAGAATAAGCCGTGA
- the nuoL gene encoding NADH-quinone oxidoreductase subunit L, with translation MMEIAWIVPLFPLFSFFSLLAIGKKMKETSAYVGILMTLFSFLVSLAVLFDRIGGSTYKAEHVWLTVGRIKLTAGFEVTALNAWMLVIVSLVSFLVHIYSKGYMHGDERFSVFYAYLGLFTFAMLGLVLSPNLLQTYIFWELVGLGSFLLIGFYFYKEEAKAAAKKAFIMTRIGDVGFFIGMILLFWQVGSFAYDDIFQAARNGTLSQTMVTLTAILIFIGAIGKSGQFPLHTWLPDAMEGPTPVSALIHAATMVAAGVYLVAALFPLYEASKTAMMTVAVVGGFTAIFAATIGLVQTDIKRVLAYSTVSQLGYMMLALGSGSYVAGIFHLTTHAFFKALLFLAAGSVIHAVHTQDIEKMGGLWRKMPLTAPLFLIGTLAISGVPLFSGFFSKDEILAAAWTHGHVVLFWIAVVTAFFTSFYMFRLFFLVFGGEERHEAKDVHEAPAVMTLPMIVLAVLAVFAGYLHTPWFGTFLGDWLTDGAYAHETAPGWIMVVATAVSLLGIFLAWLMYGKRSLARDWLSSRIPHTYHLLWNKYYIDELYMHTVGYAATAISLLFSYIDRFVVEGIARFITAAVHTVASLGSRMQNGQVQTYGTVTFVGLALLVVILAFTGGYL, from the coding sequence ATGATGGAAATAGCCTGGATCGTACCGCTTTTTCCGCTATTTTCTTTTTTCTCCCTGTTGGCCATAGGGAAGAAAATGAAAGAAACGAGTGCATACGTTGGCATCCTCATGACGCTTTTTTCCTTCCTCGTCTCGCTCGCCGTGCTGTTTGACCGGATCGGCGGTTCGACGTACAAAGCCGAACATGTATGGCTGACCGTCGGCAGAATCAAATTAACGGCAGGGTTTGAGGTGACGGCGCTAAACGCATGGATGCTCGTCATTGTTTCTCTCGTTAGCTTTCTCGTACATATCTATTCGAAAGGGTATATGCATGGGGATGAGCGGTTTTCCGTTTTCTATGCGTATTTAGGGCTGTTCACTTTTGCGATGCTTGGCCTGGTGCTTTCGCCGAATTTGCTGCAGACGTATATTTTTTGGGAACTCGTCGGCCTCGGCTCGTTTCTATTAATCGGATTTTATTTCTATAAAGAAGAAGCAAAGGCAGCCGCCAAAAAAGCGTTTATCATGACGCGCATCGGCGACGTCGGCTTTTTCATCGGCATGATTCTATTATTCTGGCAAGTTGGCAGCTTTGCATACGATGATATTTTCCAAGCAGCAAGAAACGGCACGCTGTCGCAGACGATGGTGACATTAACGGCGATCTTGATTTTCATCGGCGCCATCGGAAAATCGGGCCAGTTTCCGCTCCATACGTGGCTGCCGGACGCAATGGAAGGCCCGACGCCGGTGTCGGCATTAATTCACGCCGCCACGATGGTCGCCGCCGGGGTATATTTAGTCGCCGCCTTGTTCCCGCTATATGAAGCGAGCAAAACGGCAATGATGACGGTGGCCGTGGTCGGGGGATTTACGGCGATTTTTGCCGCCACGATTGGCCTGGTGCAAACCGACATTAAACGGGTGCTCGCCTATTCGACGGTGAGCCAGCTCGGTTACATGATGCTGGCGCTTGGCTCCGGCAGTTATGTGGCAGGCATCTTTCATTTAACGACCCACGCGTTTTTTAAAGCGCTCTTGTTTTTAGCGGCGGGAAGCGTCATTCATGCCGTCCATACGCAAGACATTGAAAAAATGGGCGGGCTTTGGCGGAAAATGCCGCTCACCGCACCGCTGTTTCTCATCGGCACGTTAGCGATTAGCGGCGTCCCGCTCTTCTCCGGATTTTTCAGCAAAGACGAAATTTTGGCTGCCGCCTGGACGCACGGGCATGTCGTCTTGTTCTGGATCGCGGTAGTGACCGCCTTTTTCACCTCGTTTTACATGTTCCGCCTCTTTTTCCTCGTCTTTGGCGGGGAAGAGCGGCATGAGGCAAAAGACGTTCATGAAGCGCCGGCAGTGATGACGCTGCCGATGATCGTGCTCGCCGTGCTCGCCGTTTTTGCTGGATACCTTCATACCCCTTGGTTTGGCACCTTTCTTGGCGATTGGTTGACAGACGGCGCTTATGCGCATGAAACAGCGCCAGGATGGATTATGGTGGTGGCGACGGCAGTTTCCTTGCTCGGCATTTTCTTGGCGTGGCTCATGTACGGAAAACGATCGCTTGCGCGGGATTGGCTCAGTTCGCGCATTCCGCATACGTACCATTTGCTGTGGAATAAGTATTACATCGATGAATTGTATATGCACACTGTTGGCTACGCGGCGACAGCAATCAGTCTATTATTCTCGTATATCGACCGCTTTGTCGTCGAAGGGATTGCCCGTTTCATCACCGCGGCAGTCCATACGGTCGCATCGCTCGGGTCGCGCATGCAAAACGGGCAAGTGCAAACGTACGGCACGGTCACGTTCGTCGGCCTTGCGCTTCTCGTAGTCATTCTCGCGTTTACAGGGGGGTACTTATAA
- a CDS encoding NADH-quinone oxidoreductase subunit J, whose amino-acid sequence MSGEYLAFLALALVAITGGVLMLNLTKVVHMVIALVFTFISIAGLYVLLSAEFVAVVQVLIYSGAVTIMMLFGIMLTRHQEEEGEKTTTGGFWRKALTAIAVFAFGIAVYLGVYHLDFGEETVHLHENNTEQIGMALYSHYAIPFEIASVILLVALVGAIILAKKDDEGAPKP is encoded by the coding sequence GTGAGCGGAGAATATCTCGCCTTTTTAGCGCTCGCCCTCGTTGCCATTACCGGCGGGGTGTTGATGCTCAACTTAACGAAAGTCGTTCATATGGTTATCGCGCTCGTATTCACCTTCATCAGCATCGCGGGGCTGTATGTGCTGTTATCGGCGGAGTTTGTCGCTGTCGTGCAAGTGCTCATTTACTCCGGGGCCGTCACCATTATGATGCTGTTTGGCATCATGCTGACGCGCCATCAGGAGGAAGAGGGAGAAAAAACGACAACGGGCGGATTTTGGCGCAAAGCGCTTACCGCCATCGCCGTCTTTGCCTTTGGCATCGCCGTTTATCTCGGTGTTTATCACCTTGATTTTGGCGAGGAAACCGTCCACCTTCATGAAAACAATACGGAGCAAATCGGTATGGCGCTATATTCCCATTATGCGATCCCGTTTGAAATTGCGTCCGTGATTTTGCTTGTCGCGCTTGTTGGGGCGATTATTCTGGCGAAAAAAGATGATGAGGGGGCACCAAAACCATGA
- the nuoK gene encoding NADH-quinone oxidoreductase subunit NuoK, with protein MSSVSLSAYLVLALILFCIGLYGALTKRNTVIVLICIELMLNAVNINLVAFAKYGAHPGITGQIFALFTIAVAAAEAAVGLAVLMALYRNRKTVHIDEIDSLKH; from the coding sequence ATGAGCTCCGTTTCTTTATCCGCGTATCTTGTGCTAGCGCTCATTTTATTTTGCATCGGGCTGTACGGTGCGCTGACGAAACGAAACACCGTCATTGTCCTTATTTGCATTGAATTGATGCTGAATGCGGTCAATATTAACTTAGTGGCGTTTGCCAAATACGGAGCCCATCCCGGCATTACCGGGCAGATTTTCGCGCTGTTTACCATTGCGGTGGCGGCTGCCGAAGCGGCTGTGGGCCTGGCGGTGTTAATGGCGCTTTACCGCAACCGCAAAACGGTGCATATCGATGAGATCGATTCGCTGAAGCATTGA
- a CDS encoding NADH-quinone oxidoreductase subunit A — MGNVYANSYLIVLVFLCIGVLLPVGALTLGKLLRPHVPSEAKQTTYESGNNPFHDSRVQFQVRYYMFALLFVIFDVETVFLYPWAVAYHKLGLFAFVEMFVFVLMLVLGLIYAWKKKVLQWM; from the coding sequence TTGGGGAACGTATACGCCAATAGCTACTTGATTGTGTTGGTGTTTTTATGTATCGGCGTTTTGCTTCCGGTTGGGGCGTTGACGCTCGGAAAGTTATTGCGTCCACATGTTCCGAGCGAAGCGAAGCAAACCACTTATGAAAGCGGTAACAATCCGTTTCATGACTCGCGTGTTCAGTTTCAAGTTCGCTATTACATGTTTGCACTATTGTTTGTCATTTTTGATGTGGAGACCGTGTTTTTATATCCATGGGCTGTCGCTTATCACAAACTAGGATTATTCGCTTTCGTGGAAATGTTTGTTTTTGTACTAATGCTCGTTTTAGGCCTGATCTATGCTTGGAAAAAGAAGGTGTTACAATGGATGTAA
- a CDS encoding F0F1 ATP synthase subunit epsilon: MKTIKVSVVTPDGPVYEADVEMVSTKAKSGELGILPGHIPLVAPLEISAVRLKKEGKTEYIAVSGGFLEVRPDKVTVLAQAAEKAEDIDVARAKAAKERAERRLQSKDDDIDFKRAELALKRAINRLNVAEMK, translated from the coding sequence ATGAAAACGATCAAAGTCAGTGTCGTTACTCCTGATGGCCCGGTATACGAAGCGGACGTAGAGATGGTTAGCACGAAAGCAAAAAGCGGAGAGCTTGGCATTTTGCCAGGGCATATTCCGCTTGTCGCACCGCTGGAGATCAGTGCCGTTCGCCTGAAAAAAGAGGGGAAAACGGAATATATCGCGGTCAGCGGCGGATTTTTGGAAGTCCGCCCTGACAAAGTAACGGTTTTGGCACAAGCGGCGGAAAAAGCGGAAGATATTGATGTGGCCCGCGCGAAAGCGGCAAAAGAACGCGCAGAACGCCGTCTGCAAAGCAAAGACGATGATATTGACTTTAAACGTGCGGAACTGGCACTAAAACGAGCGATTAACCGCTTAAACGTAGCGGAAATGAAATAA
- a CDS encoding NADH-quinone oxidoreductase subunit C gives MSEEKDLQQLKKEAAERAKQLAKERLAAKRAAEQSEQPSDDAKKDVTEEKTEPPADDIALAKKKAAEAARAKAAELRKQKEAAAEEKVELPADDIALAKKKAAEAARAKAAELRKQKEAAAEEKVEAPADDIALAKKKAAAAAKAKAAALAKQKAKEAAGSETDDELAKQKAIAAAKAKAAAAAKAKAAALAKQQAGADASADSDELAKAKAIAAAKAKAAAAAKAKAAGAETTAPKEEAPSPNQPLLDKYVKVIREHLGEDVLEDAYINRLAKDVPTLVAKKDTYYKIAEFLKYNEQLGFDYLSELHGTDFQTHMEVYVHLYSYKNRQSVALKVKIDRDEPEIDSLVPLWQGANWPECEAYDLLGIRFKGHPNLIRIFLGESWVGYPLRKDYEPYDVEV, from the coding sequence ATGAGCGAGGAAAAAGATTTACAGCAGCTGAAAAAAGAGGCGGCTGAGCGCGCGAAACAGCTGGCAAAGGAACGGCTGGCAGCAAAGCGGGCTGCCGAACAGTCGGAACAGCCATCTGACGATGCGAAAAAAGACGTAACGGAAGAAAAAACGGAGCCGCCAGCGGACGACATCGCTTTAGCGAAGAAAAAGGCAGCGGAAGCGGCGCGGGCGAAAGCGGCGGAATTGCGGAAACAAAAAGAAGCGGCAGCGGAAGAGAAAGTGGAGCTGCCAGCGGACGACATCGCCTTAGCGAAGAAAAAGGCGGCAGAAGCGGCACGGGCGAAAGCGGCGGAATTGCGGAAACAAAAAGAAGCGGCAGCGGAAGAGAAAGTGGAGGCGCCAGCGGACGACATCGCTTTGGCGAAGAAAAAAGCCGCGGCCGCAGCGAAAGCGAAAGCGGCGGCGCTCGCCAAACAAAAAGCGAAGGAAGCGGCGGGCAGCGAAACGGATGACGAGCTGGCAAAACAAAAAGCAATCGCGGCAGCGAAAGCCAAAGCCGCAGCTGCGGCAAAAGCAAAGGCAGCCGCGCTCGCCAAGCAGCAAGCAGGCGCAGATGCATCCGCTGACAGCGACGAGCTCGCCAAGGCAAAGGCGATTGCGGCAGCGAAAGCAAAAGCCGCGGCGGCAGCCAAGGCGAAGGCGGCGGGAGCCGAAACAACGGCGCCAAAGGAAGAAGCCCCATCGCCAAATCAGCCGCTGCTTGACAAATATGTCAAGGTGATTCGCGAACATCTCGGCGAGGATGTTCTAGAGGATGCCTATATTAACCGTCTTGCCAAAGACGTTCCGACGTTGGTCGCCAAAAAAGATACATATTACAAAATCGCCGAGTTTCTCAAATATAACGAGCAGCTAGGGTTTGACTACTTGTCGGAATTGCACGGGACCGATTTTCAAACGCATATGGAAGTATACGTGCACTTATATTCTTATAAAAATCGCCAATCGGTTGCCTTAAAAGTAAAAATCGACCGAGACGAGCCGGAAATTGATTCTCTCGTTCCGCTTTGGCAAGGGGCCAATTGGCCGGAATGCGAAGCGTACGACTTGCTTGGCATCCGCTTTAAAGGGCATCCGAACTTAATCCGCATCTTTTTAGGCGAAAGCTGGGTCGGATATCCGCTTCGCAAAGATTATGAACCATACGACGTGGAGGTATAG
- a CDS encoding NADH-quinone oxidoreductase subunit D — MLRTEEMILNVGPQHPSTHGVFRLILKVDGEIIQEATPVIGYLHRGTEKLAEGLQYTQIIPYTDRMDYLSAMTNNYVICHAVETMMGIEVPERAEYLRVLAMELGRIASHLVWWGTYLLDLGATGPFLYAFREREMIINLLNELSGARLTFNYMRIGGVKWDAPDGWIEKVKQFVPYMRDKLAGYHDLVTGNEIFRYRVIGVGKYTKEDALDYSLSGVNLRCTGVKWDLRKNEPYSIYDRFDFDIPVAEEGDCFARYQCRLAEIEQSLKIIEQACEQFPKGGEIMGKVPRIIKAPPGETFVRIESPRGEIGCYIASDGKKEPYRLKFRRPSFYNLQILPKLLKGENIANVIAILGSIDIVLGEVDG; from the coding sequence ATGCTTCGAACGGAAGAAATGATTTTAAACGTAGGACCGCAGCACCCAAGCACACACGGGGTTTTCCGCCTCATCTTAAAAGTGGATGGCGAGATCATTCAAGAAGCGACGCCGGTCATCGGCTACCTCCACCGCGGAACGGAAAAGTTGGCAGAAGGCCTGCAATACACGCAAATCATCCCGTATACCGACCGGATGGACTATTTGTCGGCGATGACGAATAACTATGTCATTTGCCATGCCGTCGAAACGATGATGGGCATCGAAGTTCCGGAAAGGGCAGAATATTTGCGTGTTTTGGCGATGGAGCTTGGGAGAATCGCCAGCCATCTTGTCTGGTGGGGGACGTATTTGCTCGACCTTGGCGCAACCGGTCCGTTTTTGTATGCGTTCCGCGAGCGGGAAATGATTATTAATCTATTAAACGAACTGTCGGGAGCGCGTTTGACCTTCAACTATATGCGCATCGGCGGCGTGAAATGGGATGCGCCGGACGGATGGATCGAAAAAGTGAAGCAGTTCGTCCCGTATATGCGCGACAAGCTTGCCGGCTACCACGACCTGGTGACGGGCAACGAAATTTTCCGCTACCGCGTCATCGGCGTCGGCAAATATACGAAAGAAGACGCGCTCGACTATTCATTAAGCGGCGTAAACTTGCGCTGCACCGGCGTCAAATGGGACTTGCGGAAAAACGAGCCGTACTCCATTTATGACCGCTTCGATTTCGACATCCCTGTCGCCGAGGAAGGAGACTGTTTTGCCCGCTATCAATGCCGTTTGGCAGAAATCGAACAATCATTGAAAATTATTGAGCAAGCATGTGAGCAATTTCCAAAAGGCGGGGAAATTATGGGAAAAGTCCCGCGCATCATTAAAGCGCCGCCGGGGGAAACGTTCGTCCGAATTGAATCGCCGCGCGGCGAAATCGGCTGCTATATCGCCAGCGACGGCAAAAAAGAGCCTTACCGCCTCAAATTCCGTCGGCCGTCGTTTTACAATTTGCAAATACTTCCGAAGCTGCTGAAAGGCGAAAATATCGCGAACGTCATTGCCATTCTTGGCTCGATTGATATCGTGCTCGGGGAGGTCGACGGATAA
- a CDS encoding NuoB/complex I 20 kDa subunit family protein, whose amino-acid sequence MDVKWLDVPEGEMEEVKRNVFLTTLDQLKAWARSNSLWPLTFGLACCAIEMMAVGGAHYDLDRFGSFFRASPRQSDVMIVSGTVTKKMAPILRRLYDQMPEPKWVIAMGSCATAGGPYVKSYSVVKGVDQIVPVDVYIPGCPPNPAALIYGINKLKEKIRYEAKTGKKVL is encoded by the coding sequence ATGGATGTAAAATGGCTCGACGTCCCTGAAGGGGAGATGGAAGAGGTAAAGCGCAATGTGTTTTTGACGACGCTCGATCAGTTAAAGGCATGGGCCCGCAGCAATTCCCTCTGGCCGCTAACGTTCGGTCTTGCCTGTTGTGCGATTGAAATGATGGCGGTCGGCGGCGCCCATTACGATTTAGACCGGTTTGGCTCGTTTTTTCGCGCCTCGCCGCGGCAGTCCGACGTCATGATCGTCTCTGGAACGGTGACGAAAAAGATGGCGCCGATTCTGCGCCGTCTCTATGACCAAATGCCGGAGCCAAAATGGGTGATCGCCATGGGATCCTGTGCGACGGCGGGCGGACCGTATGTGAAATCATACAGCGTCGTCAAGGGAGTAGATCAAATCGTGCCGGTCGACGTCTATATCCCTGGCTGTCCGCCAAATCCAGCAGCGTTGATTTACGGGATTAATAAATTAAAAGAAAAGATTCGTTATGAAGCGAAGACAGGGAAGAAGGTGCTGTAA
- the atpD gene encoding F0F1 ATP synthase subunit beta has protein sequence MTKGRVIQVMGPVVDVKFENGHLPAIYNALKIQHKARNENEVDIDLTLEVALHLGDDTVRTIAMASTDGLIRGMEVIDTGAPISVPVGEVTLGRVFNVLGEPIDMQGEIPADARRDPIHRPAPKFEELATEVEILETGIKVVDLLAPYIKGGKIGLFGGAGVGKTVLIQELIHNIAQEHGGISVFAGVGERTREGNDLYHEMKDSGVISKTAMVFGQMNEPPGARMRVALTGLTMAEYFRDEQGQDVLLFIDNIFRFTQAGSEVSALLGRMPSAVGYQPTLATEMGQLQERITSTATGSITSIQAIYVPADDYTDPAPATTFSHLDATTNLERKLAEMGIYPAVDPLASTSRALAPEIVGEEHYQVARKVQQTLQRYRELQDIIAILGMDELSDEDKLVVARARRIQFFLSQNFHVAEQFTGQPGSYVPVKETVRGFKEILEGKYDHIPEDAFRLVGRIEEVVEKAKQMGVEV, from the coding sequence ATGACAAAAGGACGCGTTATTCAAGTTATGGGTCCGGTTGTAGACGTAAAGTTCGAAAACGGGCATCTTCCTGCGATCTACAACGCTCTGAAAATTCAACATAAAGCGCGCAATGAAAACGAAGTCGACATCGACTTAACATTGGAAGTAGCACTTCACCTTGGCGACGATACGGTCCGTACGATCGCGATGGCATCGACAGACGGATTGATTCGTGGAATGGAAGTCATTGATACAGGTGCGCCAATTTCCGTTCCGGTCGGAGAAGTCACCCTTGGCCGCGTATTCAACGTATTAGGGGAACCGATCGACATGCAAGGGGAAATTCCGGCTGATGCGCGTCGTGATCCAATCCATCGCCCAGCGCCAAAATTTGAAGAGCTTGCAACAGAAGTAGAAATTTTGGAAACAGGTATTAAAGTCGTTGACCTGCTTGCTCCATACATTAAAGGTGGAAAAATCGGTCTATTCGGCGGTGCTGGTGTAGGAAAAACGGTCTTAATCCAAGAACTTATCCATAACATCGCGCAAGAGCACGGCGGTATTTCGGTATTCGCCGGTGTAGGGGAACGTACGCGTGAAGGAAACGACTTGTACCATGAAATGAAAGATTCTGGCGTTATCAGCAAAACAGCGATGGTATTCGGACAAATGAACGAGCCGCCTGGTGCACGGATGCGCGTTGCGTTGACAGGGTTAACGATGGCGGAATATTTCCGTGATGAACAAGGACAAGACGTATTGCTCTTTATCGACAACATTTTCCGTTTCACACAAGCTGGTTCCGAGGTTTCGGCGCTATTAGGCCGCATGCCTTCTGCCGTAGGTTATCAACCAACGCTTGCGACAGAAATGGGTCAATTACAAGAACGGATTACTTCTACAGCCACTGGTTCTATCACATCGATTCAAGCGATTTACGTACCAGCGGACGACTATACAGACCCAGCGCCAGCAACAACGTTCTCTCACTTAGACGCAACGACGAACCTAGAACGGAAACTTGCGGAAATGGGTATTTATCCAGCAGTGGATCCACTTGCGTCCACATCTCGCGCACTTGCGCCTGAAATCGTCGGCGAAGAGCATTACCAAGTAGCGCGCAAAGTGCAACAAACATTGCAACGCTATAGAGAATTGCAAGATATTATCGCGATTCTCGGTATGGATGAGCTATCCGATGAGGATAAACTGGTCGTTGCTCGCGCTCGCCGCATTCAATTCTTCTTATCGCAAAACTTCCACGTCGCCGAACAGTTTACCGGCCAGCCAGGTTCCTATGTGCCTGTTAAAGAAACGGTACGCGGCTTTAAAGAAATTTTGGAAGGAAAATACGACCACATTCCAGAAGATGCTTTCCGCTTAGTAGGGCGCATTGAAGAAGTTGTGGAAAAAGCGAAGCAAATGGGCGTAGAAGTTTAA